The Lutzomyia longipalpis isolate SR_M1_2022 chromosome 2, ASM2433408v1 DNA window AGGGCTTCTTGCACGTTGATCTCTGTCTCCGGCCAACTTCGCAGTGCTCCCCGGAGATTCCCGGTGGGCAGCGACACTTGTTGGGCCCAATGCATTTTCCATTATTCTGGCACGGGATGGTGCATTTAGCTGAAATGAAAAGGAAGGGAAATTGTGGAGGGAAATAAGAGAGAAGGAGCTTCCGGAAGACTTACAGATCTCACAGCGAAGCCCCAGATATCCTTTGGGGCATTCGCATTTGTCCTTCTGGACGCACTTCCCGCCATTTAGGCACTTTTCCGTACAGATACCTGAAATTAAATGAGAGGCGTCAATGAATAATTTCAGTGCAATGTCGAGAGTGAGGGTGCCAGTGATTGTGTCCAGGCGGTGGCTCCACAAGAGGCCAACACCCATGATTGATGAAATAATTCGTGTTGATCATGCTGGGGAATTGGGAGCTGATCGTATTTATGCTGGTCAAATGGCTGTTTTGGGTAAAAGAGTTTCTCTTGCAAATTCcctgaataaaattctcagtgaaggattttcctttttgcagGAAATTCAAAGATGGGCCCCACAATTCAGCACATGTGGGATCAGGAGAAAGAGCACAGAAGGAAGTTTGAGGTGCTGATTAATGAATACCGCGTACGCCCTACAGTAATGACGCCCTTTTGGAATGTAGCAGGATTCGCTTTGGGCGCAGGAACAGCCCTCCTGGGGGAGAAAGCCGCCATGGCGTGTACTGTGGCCGTTGAGACTGTGATTGTTGATCACTACAATGATCAACTGCGACAGCTGATGGCGGATCCCAAGGTGGATCAAGAGCTCTTGGCTACAATTACAAAATTCCGCGATGAGGAACAAGAGCATCACGACACAGGGATTGATTGTGGGGCAGAACAGGCGCCCTTCTATCGTGCTCTTACAGAAGCAATTAAACTTGGCTGTAAAGCAGCCATTGCGATCTCCAAGAAGGTTTAACAAAAAAGGAGCTTCCGCAgtctttttttgtacatattcCCATTTTCTAGTCTAATAAAGTCTCTGttctaataaaaagaaatcttttttgatTTCTCTCAACTTCCTACCTCCTTCGCAGTGACGTCCCTGGTATCCTTTAGGGCACGAACAGACGGCAGGTGCCGTGCAATTGCCCCCATTCTGGCACTGTGGGTAGCACAATGCTTGCGTGCAGTACTGACCCATGTAGCCTTCTGGGCATTGGCAGATCTTTTCGTGATTGCACCATCCGTTATTTGCGCACTTCTTATCACATTCAGGATCTggacctatatattttttttaattttaaggaatgtctcgaaattttttttttttttagtcaaagGAATAAAGCCTGTTGGCTTTTTTGTGTCATTTTGCTGAAGCTCAAAGTTAGAAGCACACAGAGAGTGAGAAATGTGGTAAAAAGAAGCAATTTAATGAGCACAAGGAGGGAAAAAGTTCTTATTTGATGATGCAAGCAGGGTTATTCGCAAAatctgtttgaatttttgttgttagagatttttaattaaaggagCTTATACATTGtcttaggaaaaaaatcattcattctTGGAAATAATTTAGGAAAGTGtgagattaaataaataataagaaatcaatgaaaaacctttctaatcatttttttttttcaaaaatcatcaatgaaGCATTAGCGCGAATGCTTCATACGTTGAAAGAgtcaaaaatacataatactGACGTCATTCTGtgtatttttgtgcaaatcttgatggatttatttattacccAGTTTATTGCAGAGGAGAatggaaaatctattttaagatttattttcttttattttatacaaattttccacgaatAAAGAAATCCACACAAAATCGAATAAGCAACTTTCCGCAgattttttgaataacccaaggggtgtttatcttaatgaaattattccgattattcggatgattcgctaaagaaatcaaaataataagaagacaaacatttctgttttttagtcttaaattgGTAGAGACTGAAGAGCAAAAGCCtagagtactaaattctagacaaagaagaaaaattcaatttagtactttatagggttaaatttagtacttttcctattgaattcttcttcttcttcttctttttaaaaacttcaggGCCGGACGTCATTTCGACATCCACACAGCCCCCTATTGAATTCAGTATActtttcagctagaatttacTACGTTTTCGGCTAGAATTTACTATgtttttggctagaatttagaactttttcggCTTCAATCTATTACTTCGGCTAGATTTTAGTATTTATTGAAACTTCAATCttaagaagtaaattcaataattaaaagtactaaattataGCAGAAAACATtctaaattctagccaaaaacgtagtaaattcaagctgagaatgttctgaattcaattggaaagagtactaaatttaagcccaaaaagtactaaattcaagccgaaatactaaattttagctgaaaatgagaatatatAGATCTTACGAAATACATATTGTGATTATTCACCTATCTTCGAATTATTTGCGAAAACACTCAAAATATTtggcagataaacaccccttctGTCTGATCTtcttaacctctaggccgccaagcggggtcgttgaacgaccccagccctatatttcgtgctataacttaataaatataaaagataccattcccatcttttggaaataagttctttggttatctgaggaggttgtgtaaaaatttcagcgcaatccgtccaccacaagaaaagttattaaggaaaatgtagaagaagggaattcaaaaattggtgtaacggccatgctgcggaaaatttctcagaatgaagttagtcacatcatgaatcatatggttgaagggggttgaagggttgtgtttactttctcactttaccgtctcagtgtcagaattatcgcgaataagtaacataaacaacataaatcataattagaagcatataaatgtgcaaaacaataaagaatattcgagaaatattgccatttatcacggtgcgggaagtgaggggaatgtggggaagcagtgaaaaaaaatagcagttgcggtcaacttcgtggcaaatttctcacgaagaaagtgtgaaaaatgtttttccctaatatcttcttctgcgtgtttccgggtggcgaatttgtgatgcaaggggcaagaggactatataaggagtctaaaggtagtgacccgacagttcccggttttatagtttatgagaaaatcgacttccttcttggggtcgttcaacgaccccaccttggcgctctacggaagctccaaggtcttggcggccagcaggttaagaAAAGCacatgt harbors:
- the LOC129788794 gene encoding 5-demethoxyubiquinone hydroxylase, mitochondrial isoform X1 → MSRVRVPVIVSRRWLHKRPTPMIDEIIRVDHAGELGADRIYAGQMAVLGNSKMGPTIQHMWDQEKEHRRKFEVLINEYRVRPTVMTPFWNVAGFALGAGTALLGEKAAMACTVAVETVIVDHYNDQLRQLMADPKVDQELLATITKFRDEEQEHHDTGIDCGAEQAPFYRALTEAIKLGCKAAIAISKKV